Proteins co-encoded in one Lysobacter solisilvae genomic window:
- a CDS encoding lysophospholipid acyltransferase family protein, which yields MTAPSPSAGAAAPTGARAARAFRYCYRLPLLAWHILIDLPLAMLLTTPLVARVRWGGESLDYRVIRAWSAGLMRVFGFRMRRYGTPLPGAAMFVANHVSWIDIETLHSQRMMGFVAKREIQSWPVVGWLAQRGETIFHARGSTESLGGVLHEMLGRLRGGRSVGVFPEGGTRGGRELGPFHARIFLAAVEAGVPVQPVALLYGQGGNAQHIVAFQPRESFFANFVRLLGEPGRVAEVHFLEPIAPGDAQGRRRIAELARARIAQAMGLPVD from the coding sequence ATGACCGCGCCGTCCCCCTCCGCTGGCGCCGCAGCGCCCACCGGGGCGCGCGCGGCCCGCGCGTTTCGCTACTGCTACCGCCTGCCGCTGCTGGCCTGGCACATCCTGATCGACCTGCCGCTGGCGATGCTGCTGACCACGCCGCTGGTGGCGCGCGTGCGCTGGGGCGGGGAATCGCTGGACTATCGGGTGATCCGCGCCTGGTCGGCGGGGCTGATGCGCGTGTTCGGCTTCCGCATGCGCCGCTACGGCACGCCGCTGCCGGGCGCGGCGATGTTCGTGGCCAACCACGTCAGCTGGATCGACATCGAGACCCTGCACAGCCAGCGCATGATGGGCTTCGTCGCCAAGCGCGAGATCCAGAGCTGGCCGGTGGTCGGCTGGCTGGCGCAGCGCGGCGAGACCATCTTCCACGCCCGCGGCAGCACCGAATCGCTGGGCGGCGTCCTGCACGAGATGCTGGGCCGGCTGCGCGGCGGACGCAGCGTGGGCGTGTTTCCCGAGGGCGGCACCCGCGGGGGGCGCGAACTGGGCCCGTTCCACGCCCGGATCTTCCTGGCGGCGGTGGAGGCCGGCGTGCCGGTGCAGCCGGTGGCCCTGCTCTACGGGCAGGGCGGCAACGCGCAGCACATCGTCGCCTTCCAGCCGCGCGAGAGCTTCTTCGCCAATTTCGTCCGCCTGCTGGGCGAGCCGGGCCGCGTCGCCGAAGTGCACTTCCTGGAGCCCATCGCGCCCGGTGACGCCCAGGGCCGGCGCCGCATCGCCGAACTGGCCCGCGCCCGGATCGCACAGGCGATGGGCCTCCCCGTCGACTGA
- a CDS encoding YceI family protein: MIPTAVHRAARRAVPWIVLPSRRARRLAWAGLTAAVCGLAPAWAQAPAPATESTTSPDPAAVPVAPTRLDPAHSRFGFELRTRWGQRVDGNFPRYEGEVIPLPDGRRRVRIRLATGSVEVAGSDRYTRFARSPSFLDAAHHPWVEFTSEPYVGELVRAGGPLRGTLSLRGVSKPETFTLKPSACPRPAHDCDVVAYGRVNRADYGLQTWRWAVQDDVRFTLRVRWLEGAP, from the coding sequence GTGATTCCGACAGCAGTCCACCGCGCCGCCCGCCGCGCCGTTCCCTGGATCGTCCTCCCCTCCCGCCGGGCTCGCCGCCTGGCATGGGCGGGGCTGACGGCGGCCGTCTGTGGCCTGGCCCCGGCGTGGGCGCAGGCCCCGGCCCCGGCGACCGAGTCCACGACCAGCCCCGACCCGGCGGCCGTGCCGGTCGCGCCCACCCGGCTTGATCCCGCGCACAGCCGCTTCGGCTTCGAACTTCGGACCCGCTGGGGCCAGCGCGTCGACGGCAATTTCCCCCGCTACGAAGGCGAGGTGATCCCGCTGCCCGACGGCCGCCGGCGCGTGCGCATCCGGCTGGCGACCGGCAGCGTGGAAGTGGCCGGGTCCGATCGCTACACGCGGTTCGCGCGCAGCCCCAGCTTCCTGGATGCCGCGCACCATCCGTGGGTGGAGTTCACCTCCGAGCCCTACGTCGGCGAACTGGTCCGCGCCGGGGGTCCGCTGCGCGGCACGCTGAGCCTGCGCGGCGTCAGCAAGCCGGAAACCTTCACCCTCAAGCCCTCCGCCTGCCCGCGTCCGGCGCACGACTGCGACGTGGTCGCGTACGGCCGCGTCAACCGCGCCGACTACGGCCTGCAGACCTGGCGCTGGGCGGTGCAGGACGATGTCCGCTTCACCCTGCGCGTGCGCTGGCTGGAAGGCGCCCCGTGA
- a CDS encoding tetratricopeptide repeat protein, producing the protein MHEQIIDALRRGAADEALAAARQAVAAEPHDPTAQRLLASALRMTGDIAGAMTVVDQALALSPEDAGLHMERGSLLLTDRGQLDEAQAALARSVGLDPNQFPAYILQAQLALGRGDLDEAHRLARTASRLAPEHPQILGIDGMVALYRGEHDRALKLLTLATQRAPTDPSLKPALGFAYLANGHLAFAEQTFRSLLERAPGSVSLVTMIADLVRRQGRPAEAADSLAPLAQADDGSPGLRRAWARLELEAGRPERALPALSAAFERNPDDLPALEALVDLWRVSGQAEQAREAIDRALAARPQSLPLWRARLLFEPYAGAGALGVVERWMEAMPDHIPALEARATIHDAAGETEQADEIAFQIAALQPGRSSAELRIVDSLLRRDPKAAVARVEGLIAQATDPAYKAGMRQLLGRTQAAAGDPAAAVATWSALQAELIPQRLPLPAVTAGPATLPDFVPAADGTPGVLFLWGPPGSMVETLGATLSAGEVPLLLDRNSPRPPRDPLQRYGTSQELVDGRLDPSFLVSQWRAALPSRGHTGGPVFDWLLWWDNALVPALRAHLGEALLMVGIRDPRDMLLDWLAWGPVNSPFALESPLAGARWMARSLEQLSELHDKDLFPHTIVPLDTIAHDPQGLVSVINRALGLNLPPPPRNALGPNRNQPGAWRAFTGPLAEAFALLTPQAVKFGYPEQ; encoded by the coding sequence ATGCACGAACAGATCATCGACGCGCTGCGTCGCGGCGCCGCCGACGAAGCCCTTGCCGCCGCCCGCCAGGCCGTCGCGGCCGAGCCCCACGACCCCACCGCGCAGCGCCTGCTGGCTTCCGCCCTGCGCATGACCGGGGACATCGCCGGGGCGATGACCGTCGTCGACCAGGCGCTGGCCCTGTCGCCGGAAGACGCCGGCCTGCACATGGAGCGGGGCAGCCTGCTGCTGACCGACCGCGGCCAGCTCGACGAGGCCCAGGCCGCGCTCGCCCGCTCGGTCGGCCTGGACCCCAACCAGTTTCCCGCCTACATCCTGCAGGCCCAGCTGGCCCTGGGCCGCGGCGACCTCGACGAGGCGCATCGCCTGGCCCGCACGGCCTCGCGGCTGGCCCCCGAGCACCCGCAGATCCTGGGCATCGACGGCATGGTCGCCCTGTATCGCGGCGAGCACGATCGCGCGCTCAAGCTGCTGACCCTGGCCACACAGCGCGCGCCGACCGACCCCAGCCTCAAGCCCGCGCTGGGCTTCGCCTACCTGGCCAACGGCCACCTGGCGTTCGCCGAACAGACCTTCCGCAGCCTGCTCGAGCGCGCACCCGGCTCGGTGTCGCTGGTGACGATGATCGCGGACCTGGTCCGCCGCCAGGGCCGTCCGGCCGAAGCCGCCGACAGCCTGGCCCCGCTGGCCCAGGCCGACGACGGCAGCCCCGGCCTGCGCCGGGCCTGGGCGCGGCTCGAACTGGAAGCCGGACGCCCGGAGCGGGCCCTGCCGGCCCTGTCGGCGGCCTTCGAACGCAATCCCGACGACCTCCCGGCGCTGGAAGCGCTGGTCGACCTGTGGCGCGTGAGCGGCCAGGCCGAGCAGGCGCGCGAGGCCATCGACCGTGCCCTCGCCGCGCGCCCGCAGAGCCTGCCGCTGTGGCGCGCCCGGCTGCTGTTCGAGCCCTACGCCGGCGCAGGCGCGCTGGGCGTCGTCGAGCGCTGGATGGAGGCGATGCCGGACCACATCCCCGCGCTGGAAGCCCGCGCCACCATCCACGATGCCGCCGGCGAGACCGAACAGGCCGACGAGATCGCCTTCCAGATCGCCGCCCTGCAGCCCGGCCGCAGCTCGGCCGAGCTGCGCATCGTCGACAGCCTGCTGCGCCGCGACCCGAAGGCGGCCGTCGCCCGCGTCGAAGGCCTGATCGCCCAGGCGACCGATCCCGCCTACAAGGCCGGCATGCGCCAGCTGCTGGGCCGCACCCAGGCCGCCGCCGGTGACCCCGCGGCCGCCGTGGCGACCTGGAGCGCGCTGCAGGCCGAACTGATTCCGCAGCGCCTGCCCCTGCCGGCGGTGACGGCGGGCCCGGCCACGCTGCCCGATTTCGTCCCGGCCGCCGACGGCACGCCGGGCGTGCTGTTCCTCTGGGGCCCGCCGGGCTCGATGGTCGAAACGCTGGGCGCGACCCTGTCGGCCGGCGAAGTGCCGCTGCTGCTCGACCGCAACAGCCCGCGTCCGCCGCGCGACCCGCTGCAGCGTTACGGCACCTCGCAGGAACTGGTCGATGGCCGCCTGGATCCCAGCTTCCTGGTCAGCCAGTGGCGGGCGGCGCTGCCCAGCCGCGGCCATACCGGCGGGCCGGTGTTCGACTGGCTGCTGTGGTGGGACAACGCACTGGTGCCCGCCCTGCGCGCGCACCTGGGCGAAGCACTGCTGATGGTCGGCATCCGCGACCCGCGCGACATGCTGCTCGACTGGCTGGCGTGGGGCCCGGTGAATTCGCCCTTCGCCCTGGAATCGCCGCTGGCCGGCGCGCGCTGGATGGCCAGGTCGCTGGAGCAGCTGTCCGAACTGCACGACAAGGACCTGTTCCCGCACACGATCGTCCCGCTGGACACGATCGCGCACGACCCGCAGGGCCTGGTGAGCGTGATCAACCGGGCGCTGGGGCTGAACCTGCCGCCGCCGCCGCGCAATGCGCTGGGCCCGAACCGCAACCAGCCCGGCGCGTGGCGCGCCTTCACCGGGCCGCTGGCGGAAGCCTTCGCCCTGCTCACCCCGCAGGCCGTGAAGTTCGGCTACCCGGAGCAGTGA
- a CDS encoding hotdog fold thioesterase, whose protein sequence is MSRDTAMEPLGIHFTEIGPDYLRGTMPVDARTRQPYGLLHGGASVLLAETLGSTAGGLCAPQGKGVVGIEINANHVRGVREGLVTGTARALHVGASTQVWEIRIEDARGKLVCISRLTLAVVPRPAA, encoded by the coding sequence ATGTCCAGGGACACGGCGATGGAACCCCTCGGCATCCACTTCACCGAGATCGGCCCCGATTACCTGCGCGGCACCATGCCGGTGGATGCGCGGACGCGGCAGCCCTACGGCTTGCTGCACGGCGGAGCCTCGGTGCTGCTGGCCGAAACCCTGGGCAGCACGGCGGGCGGGCTGTGCGCGCCGCAGGGCAAGGGGGTGGTGGGGATCGAGATCAACGCCAACCACGTCCGCGGCGTGCGCGAGGGCCTGGTCACCGGCACCGCGCGCGCCCTGCATGTGGGCGCCAGCACCCAGGTCTGGGAAATCCGCATCGAGGATGCACGCGGCAAGCTGGTCTGCATCTCGCGCCTCACCCTGGCGGTGGTGCCGCGGCCGGCGGCCTGA
- a CDS encoding YheT family hydrolase produces the protein MLTAADYQPPRWLRNAHVQSVLGSAPQRRRRGEARLAGCGATTTAHLIDGGDGVRLQGLHSVVAGMPARGLVLLLHGWEGSVDSSYMRLTAAQLLRRGFEVFRLNFRDHGDTHHLNEGIFHSNRIDEVVYAAREVALRFGRRPLLVAGYSLGGNFALRLALRAPTAGLAIAHVAAVCPVLDPARTMEEMERGFPLYYWYFHRKWRHSLQRKRALFPNQFELDDDVLGLRMRPLTQWLVERHTDFGTLDRYFDGYAIAGSRLAGLSVPASILTSADDPVIPVADFGALQLPPNAQLEIARWGGHCGFLEGASLEGFAERWVADRLAAAADAAA, from the coding sequence ATGCTCACCGCCGCCGACTACCAGCCCCCGCGCTGGCTGCGAAACGCCCATGTCCAGTCCGTGCTGGGCAGCGCGCCGCAGCGCCGGCGCCGCGGCGAGGCCCGGCTGGCGGGCTGCGGCGCGACCACCACCGCGCACCTGATCGACGGCGGCGACGGCGTGCGCCTGCAGGGCCTGCACAGCGTCGTGGCCGGCATGCCCGCGCGCGGCCTCGTGCTGCTGCTGCACGGCTGGGAAGGCTCGGTCGATTCGAGCTACATGCGGCTGACCGCGGCCCAGCTGTTGCGGCGCGGGTTCGAGGTGTTCCGCCTGAACTTCCGCGACCACGGCGACACCCACCACCTCAACGAAGGCATCTTCCACTCCAACCGCATCGACGAGGTCGTGTACGCGGCGCGCGAAGTGGCCCTGCGATTCGGGCGGCGCCCGCTGCTGGTGGCCGGCTATTCACTGGGCGGCAACTTCGCCCTGCGCCTGGCGCTGCGCGCGCCCACCGCCGGGCTGGCGATCGCGCACGTGGCGGCGGTGTGCCCGGTGCTCGACCCGGCGCGCACGATGGAGGAGATGGAGCGCGGCTTCCCGCTGTACTACTGGTACTTCCACCGCAAGTGGCGGCACTCGCTGCAGCGCAAGCGGGCGCTGTTCCCGAACCAGTTCGAACTGGACGACGACGTGCTGGGCCTGCGGATGCGCCCGCTCACCCAGTGGCTGGTCGAGCGCCACACCGACTTCGGCACCCTGGACCGCTACTTCGACGGGTACGCCATCGCCGGCAGCCGCCTGGCCGGGCTGAGCGTGCCGGCCAGCATCCTGACCTCGGCCGACGACCCGGTCATCCCGGTCGCGGACTTCGGCGCCCTGCAACTGCCCCCCAACGCCCAGCTGGAGATCGCCCGCTGGGGCGGGCACTGCGGGTTCCTGGAAGGCGCCAGCCTGGAGGGCTTCGCCGAGCGCTGGGTAGCCGACCGCCTGGCCGCGGCGGCCGACGCGGCGGCCTGA
- a CDS encoding phospholipase D family protein yields MIAPLPTLRNAWARGVVAALVLGLSACSSLSGVQRERVDAVIASARPTDVACLAPDRCAQPSPLRALGTDALRQSAVDAPRHYALIIDNGPDAMLARLDLIRGAQQSIDLQTYIFDEDDAGRLVLDELIQAARRGVRVRVLMDQLSALRRVDTLAALSAAHANLEVRLYNPVLGRARINYPQYAVAAACCWRQLNQRMHSKMLLVDGLVGITGGRNYQNDYYDWDPQFNFRDRDLLVAGPVAATMDADFGAFWNDARSVPAHHLRDVGKRLLGAGVPRLPAPDYERPARAAAMQALAADAGQVQARLAVHALPVGPVQYISDKPAKQDRAGAGQRWSSESLRELIESAQNEVLLQTPYLVLSKPAQDMFRRLHDRPEHPRVIVSTNSLAATDAFIAYALSYKYKRRYLRDFGFHIYEYKPFPLDAPIDLAATGAPLDEPTPTPGHGPAEALAMPGPGSSAAPYPYRAPHRASPPPAPVRQSRNDIDDPRAAMTRTRYRAPLSSEQAAKRYTRRRVNEPVPLKRAGVRVGLHAKSLVIDRRVGVVGTHNFDPRGDHYNTESAVMIEDPVFAAMLADSIRRDIAPENAWVIAPREKAPVFSGLEYSLGKASEHLPLFDLWPVRYAISYEFTPGPRCPAPLPIDHKRFRDCYRAVGDFPEVNLGLKSITTRIFTAFGAGLAPIL; encoded by the coding sequence GTGATCGCCCCGCTGCCCACCCTGCGCAACGCCTGGGCCCGCGGCGTGGTCGCCGCGCTGGTGCTGGGCCTGTCGGCCTGCTCGAGCCTGTCGGGCGTGCAGCGTGAGCGCGTCGACGCGGTGATCGCGTCGGCCCGTCCCACCGACGTCGCCTGCCTGGCGCCGGACCGCTGCGCCCAGCCCTCGCCGCTGCGCGCGCTGGGCACCGATGCGCTGCGCCAGTCCGCGGTGGATGCGCCGCGCCACTACGCGCTGATCATCGACAACGGCCCCGACGCGATGCTGGCGCGGCTGGACCTGATCCGCGGCGCGCAGCAGAGCATCGACCTGCAGACCTACATCTTCGACGAGGACGACGCCGGCCGCCTGGTGCTGGACGAACTGATCCAGGCCGCGCGCCGCGGCGTGCGCGTGCGCGTGCTGATGGACCAGCTGTCGGCGCTGCGCCGCGTGGACACGCTGGCCGCGCTGTCGGCCGCGCACGCGAACCTGGAAGTGCGGCTGTACAACCCCGTGCTCGGCCGCGCACGCATCAACTACCCGCAGTACGCCGTCGCCGCCGCCTGCTGCTGGCGCCAGCTCAACCAGCGCATGCATTCCAAGATGCTGCTGGTCGACGGGCTGGTCGGCATCACCGGCGGGCGCAACTACCAGAACGACTATTACGACTGGGATCCGCAGTTCAATTTCCGCGACCGCGACCTGCTCGTCGCCGGTCCCGTGGCCGCCACCATGGACGCGGATTTCGGCGCCTTCTGGAACGACGCGCGCAGTGTGCCGGCGCACCACCTGCGCGACGTGGGCAAGCGCCTGCTCGGCGCGGGCGTGCCGCGCCTGCCGGCGCCGGACTACGAGCGTCCGGCGCGGGCCGCTGCGATGCAGGCCCTGGCCGCCGACGCCGGGCAGGTGCAGGCGCGCCTGGCCGTCCACGCGCTGCCGGTGGGCCCAGTCCAGTACATCTCCGACAAGCCGGCCAAGCAGGACCGCGCCGGCGCCGGCCAGCGCTGGAGTTCGGAATCCCTGCGCGAGCTGATCGAGAGCGCGCAGAACGAAGTGCTGCTGCAGACGCCCTACCTGGTGCTGTCCAAACCGGCGCAGGACATGTTCCGCCGCCTGCACGACCGGCCGGAGCACCCGCGGGTGATCGTGTCGACCAATTCGCTGGCCGCGACCGACGCCTTCATCGCCTACGCGCTGTCCTACAAGTACAAGCGCCGCTACCTGCGCGACTTCGGCTTCCACATCTACGAATACAAGCCCTTCCCGCTGGACGCCCCGATCGACCTGGCGGCGACCGGCGCGCCCCTCGACGAACCCACGCCGACGCCGGGCCACGGACCGGCCGAGGCGCTGGCCATGCCGGGGCCGGGTTCGTCCGCGGCGCCCTACCCGTACCGTGCCCCGCACCGTGCGTCACCGCCGCCTGCCCCCGTGCGCCAGTCGCGCAACGACATCGACGACCCGCGCGCCGCGATGACGCGCACGCGCTACCGCGCCCCGCTGTCGAGCGAGCAGGCCGCCAAGCGCTACACGCGCCGGCGCGTCAACGAGCCGGTGCCGCTTAAGCGCGCCGGTGTGCGCGTGGGCCTGCACGCCAAGTCGCTGGTCATCGACCGCCGCGTCGGCGTGGTGGGCACGCACAACTTCGATCCGCGCGGCGACCACTACAACACCGAGAGCGCGGTGATGATCGAGGACCCGGTGTTCGCCGCGATGCTGGCCGACAGCATCCGCCGCGACATCGCGCCGGAAAATGCGTGGGTGATCGCGCCGCGCGAGAAGGCGCCGGTGTTCTCCGGCCTGGAGTACTCGCTGGGCAAGGCGTCCGAACACCTGCCGCTGTTCGACCTGTGGCCGGTGCGTTACGCCATCAGCTACGAATTCACGCCCGGGCCCCGTTGCCCGGCGCCGCTGCCGATCGACCACAAACGCTTCCGCGACTGCTACCGCGCGGTCGGCGACTTCCCCGAAGTCAATCTCGGCCTGAAGTCGATCACCACGCGGATCTTCACCGCCTTCGGCGCGGGGCTGGCGCCGATCCTTTAG